From the genome of Marinobacter sp. F4206:
CGACCGGACCTGGCCGAAGGCGGTCCCATGGCCCGCTGCAGCAGGGATCTGGAACTCCTGCTGGGCGTTATTGCCGGTCCTCGCCCGGCCGAGAGCCGGAGCTGGTCGCTCAACATGGAGCCCGCCAGTCTGGACCACCTGGAGCAGGCACGGGTCGGGCTCTGGCTGGACGATCCGCTCTGCCCGATCGACCGAGAACTCAGCCAGGGCTATCAGAGTCTGGCGAGCCGGCTCGAAGAACGCGGCTCGCTCGTGGCCGAGGCCAAACACCAGTTACTCAATCTCGAACATATCCTGCCGGCCTACTTCAATCTCCTCGGAAGCCTGCTGGCGACCTCACTGAAGCCTGCTCAGCGCCGTCAGATGAAGTTCATTGCACGGTTCGAACGGTGGCTGAAGCTCTTTGGTCCGATTACCCCCTGTATCGGTGAGTATGGCCGTGGCGTCAATCAGGCCGCGCACCAGTGGGCGGTCTGGAACGAAATGCGCGAGAAAATGCGCAGCGAAATCGAAAGCCTGTTCGAAGAATTCGACGTCCTGCTCACACCGGTGACGCCCACAACGGCGATCAGGCACGATCACAGCCAACCGGTGTTCAAACGCCGGATTATGGTAGCGGGCCAACCAAGAGCCTATATGGATCAGTTCTGCTGGATTGCACTTGCCACCTTACTGGGCCTGCCTGCGACCTCGGTGCCAGTGGGGCGAACGAAGGAGGGCCTGCCGTTCAATATTCAGGTGATTGGAGCCCCCGGCAAGGACCTGACGACAATACGGTTCGGGCAATTACTGGAAGAGGCCGGACTGGCTGGCTTTCAGCCTCCGGCGGGATTCTAGGCAATAAAAAAGCCGACTGAAACGTCGGCTTTTAAATAGTGGTAGCGGGGGCTGGATTCGAACCAACGACCTTCGGGTTATGAGCCCGACGAGCTACCAGACTGCTCCACCCCGCATCAAACTGGTTGTCTTTCGGGGAATCCCCGATCAACGTGGCGCGCATGATAAGGGCTGGAGTCCGGCCTGTCAAAGCTAAATTGGAATTTTCCGGAACTCAGCGCTCCAGGATGGCCGTTACCCCCTGCCCGCCGGCCGCACAGATGGAAATCAGGCCGCGACCGCTGCCCTTCTCTTCCAGCAGCTTCGCCAGGGTGGCGACGATTCGCCCCCCGGTGGCGGCAAACGGATGCCCCGCCGCGAGACTGCTGCCCTTAACGTTGAGCCGGGTGCGGTCAATGCTCCCCAGCGGCTTCTCCAGCCCCAGACGGTCCTTGCAGAATCCCGGATCCTCCCAGGCCTTGAGCGTCGCCAGCACTTGTGACGCGAAGGCCTCATGAATCTCGTAAAAGTCGAAATCCTGAAGACTGAGGCCAGCTTTTTCCAGCATTCTCGGTACCGCATAGGCCGGCGCCATCAACAGACCTTCTTTCTTGACCACGAAGTCGACCGCTGCGACCTCAGAAAACGTCAGCCAGGCTTTTACCTCGTAGTTGTTGGCCTTGGCCCACTCCTCACTGGCCAGCAATACGCAGGAAGCCCCGTCGGTCAGAGCAGTACTGTTGGCTGCGGTCATGGTGCCGTTCTCACGGTCAAAACAAGGTTTCAACGTGGCGAGTTTCTCCAGCGAGGTATCCGGACGAAGGATGTTGTCCCGATCCAGCCCGGCCAACGGCGTCATCAGATCGGTAAAGAAGCCCTCTTCATAGGCCCTGGCCAGCTTCTGATGACTCTCCATGGCCAACTGATCCTGATCTTCCCGGGCGATTCCCCACTCCCGGGCCGTAACCTGGGCATGATCGCCCATGGACATGCCGGTGCGCGGCTCCCCATTCTCGGGAATTTCAGGAACCAGGTGCCCGGGACGAAAACGGCCCAAAATCTTCAAGCGCTCTTTTGTCGTCTTCGCCCGGTTGAGATCCAGCAGGATTTCACGCAGGCCCTCTCCAACACCAATCGGGGCGTCAGATGTGGTATCAGTACCACCGGCAATACCACACTCGATCTGCCCCAGGGCAATCTTGTTGGCCACCAGAATGGCCGCTTCGAGCCCTGTGCCACAGGCCTGCTGAACGTCGTAGGCCGGCGTTTCCGGGGCCAATCCGCAGCTGAGCACCGATTCTCTTGTCAGATTGAAGTCCCGGGAATGCTTGATCACTGCACCGGCGGCCACTTCACCCAGACGCTGGCCCTGAAGACTGTAGCGGTCCACCAGTCCACGCAGGGCCGACGTCAGCAATTCCTGGTTGCTGATCTTGCTGTAAGCGGTGTTCGACTTGGCAAACGGAATCCGGTTACCACCGAGAATGGCGACCCGGCGAACGCCCGTACCAGCCGTCGCTCCTTTTTTCGCCGACGCGGGCTTTGCGGATGCGGGTGCTTTCTTTTGAGTGGTTTTCGAAGCCTGTGCCATGATGATGTCCTTGCTGAAAATGGGTAACCTGAAAGCAGTCTAACCAGAAAGACTAGTCGCTCATTGGCATGCCTGACAATGCACCCTATACGTTGAGTCAATACAAAAACTGGCCGATTCTTTACCCTGTTGGTCGATTCGCATCCGAGATGCCCCTCAGCAACCACAAGGAAGAACCTATGTCTGACCTCTACCTTAAATTCGTGAATACTCCGGTGGGCAAAACCGCGGCCCAGTCGCTGGGCCTGCCCTCACCGGTCCCGCTCAAACGCCTCCAACGGCTGGACCAGCCCTTTATCGAGGGTGACGTACTCATCGGCGCCGGCACCGGCGGCAAAACCGTTTCGACCCTGGGCAGCATTCTGGGCGCCAGTGCGGCCACCCTCCATCACGCCGCTGGCATCAATTCGCTTACAGACTCGGCAAAAGCTGGCAACAAGGCCAAAGCACTGGACCTGGGCCAGAATGTCGAGCAGACCTTTTCCGCCCTGATCTTTGACGCCACCGGCCTCAAGACCCCGGATGAGCTGAGAGCGGTCTACGATTTCTTCCACCCGACCATCAAGAAACTTGCCGGCAATGCCCGGGTCCTGGTGATTGGCCAGAATCCGGCCACCTGCCGGAAAGCCCCCCAGGCCGCAGCCCAGCAGGCCCTGGAAGGCTTTGTCCGAAGTGTCGGGAAGGAGATCGGCAAGAAGGGCTCAACCGCCAACCTCGTCTGGATGGCGCCGGGCGCGGAGAAACAACTGGACTCCACCGTTCGCTTTTTCCTGTCCGCCCGCTCGGCTTATGTTTCCGGCCAGGTTGTCCGAATTGGCAAAAGCACGGCCGCGCCGGCCACCAACCCGGTCGCCCCGCTGACCGGCAAGGTAGCCCTGGTAACCGGCGCCTCGAGAGGAATTGGCGCGGCCATTGCCCAGACATTGGCCCGCGACGGCGCGACCGTGATTGGCCTCGACATTCCACCGGCGATGGCCGAACTGCAGAAGGTGACCGACGCCATCAACGGCAAGGCCCTCGCCTGCGACATCACGGACAAGGCCGCGCCCAAACTGATCGCGGACTTTGTCCAGGAGCACTTCGAGGGAGTTGATCTGGTGATCCACAACGCCGGTATCACCCGCGACAAGACCCTGGGTAACATGCCGGAGCACTTCTGGGATATGACCATTGCCGTCAATCTGAGTGCTGAAGAGTTCATTGACGAAGAACTGGCTCACCGGGAATTGCTGCGCGAAAACGGACGCATTGTGTGCATTTCATCTATCAGTGGCATTGCCGGTAACTTCGGGCAAACCAACTATTCCACGGCCAAGAGCGGCGTCATCGGTTACGTTGAGGCCATGGCCAAACAACTGAAGAACGGCATCACCATCAACGCCGTTGCCCCAGGCTTTATCGAAACCCAGATGACCGCCTCAATGCCCATGACGATCCGCGAGGCGGGGCGTCGAATGAATAGCCTGTCACAGGGCGGCCAGCCGGTGGATGTTGCGGAGGCCATTGCCTGGTACTGCAACCCGGCATCGAGCGGCGTTAATGGCAACGTGGTGAGGGTGTGTGGCCAGTCGCTGATAGGCAAATAGGCAACAAAAAAGGCAGGCCCTGAGGCCTGCCTTTTTCGAGAATTCTGGTGGGTGGTGCAGGGATCGAACCTGCGACCCTCGCCTTGTAAGGGCGATGCTCTCCCAGCTGAGCTAACCACCCGGGAATAAAATGGCGGAGCGGACGGGACTCGAACCCGCGACCCCCGGCGTGACAGGCCGGTATTCTAACCAACTGAACTACCGCTCCGCATCAATCCTGACCCTGAGGGCCCGAATCTAAAACCGGATGGGGTGATCCGGTGATGCACTTTGAAAGTGGTGGGTGGTACTGGGATCGAACCAGTGACCCTCGCCTTGTAAGGGCGATGCTCTCCCAGCTGAGCTAACCACCCACTTTCGCGCTTTCCGTTTTGAAAGCCATTCAAAGACTCTCACTGGCCGAAGCAGACTTGCTGTCTCAACCAAGTGAGACGCGCATTTTAAGCATTTCACTGACGGTGTCAAATATTTTCCCGGAAAAACCAGAAAAAACTTCCAACCCTCTAAAAAGTGGGCATTTTTTGAACAGAAGCTATTATTTGACGGCCGTCTTTCGCGGCCGTTTCACGACCTTCAGACTGGCCCGCCCCTGCCCCGCCTGCTCGGCTTTCTGACGCAAGGAAAGCTCGCTGACCTTCGAGCGCCTCTTTTCGGGAACCGCGCGATTGGCCAGTGAGCAATTCAGGTCATCCAGCCGCTTCTGGAGATCCTTCCAAGTGCCCAGCAATTGAGGCACTACCTCGTCGGCAAGCTTCTCGAGCCTGCCCTGTAATGAATCCTTCAAGGACATGGTTTTGACTTCCTGAATGTTTCAACCGATGTCAGTGTAGTAACGGCACCCCGACTCGACAATTGTGAAATCGCTCACAGTCCTTGTCGCCCGGGCCAATCCGTCAAAAAATCCACCAGCCTCCGCCCGATTCCGCTTCTTCTTGCCGCTCTCGTTCAAGCTCAAGCTGTGCGTACTCCCGCTCGAGCTGTTCGATTTTTTTCTCGGATTCGAGGGGAACCGTGGGGCCGCCACCAAAGGGCCAGAACCAGGAAGCCGATTCGTATTTGCCCTCTTCTTTCAGGCGCTCAATCTCCAGCTCCCGCTCCTCTTCGAGCACCACCATTTTCCGCTCGTAATCCATATCCTCGTTGGTCTCGACAATCGAGGTGGCGGCATGGTTTGGTGCCAGAAGATCGCTGTTCAGGAAGCGCGTGCTGACGATCTCGCCCGCCTGCATGGCGTAGCCCCGCGTCACCAATTGCAGATCCCCCTGGGCCAGGGGATGCTCAGGATCCAGATCCGGATGGGCCTGTTCGGGCTCGGTCAGTTCGTTGTATCGCAGGTAGTAGATGCGCCCGGCCTCAACCTTCAGGGTGGCGTCAGCGATGAGGCTCAAACTGAAGGAATTCAGCCCCTCGAGTCCCAGGAGTGGTCGCCGCATGGCAATATGACGCTCTCCCGGGCTCACCTCAAGCCAGGTATAACTGTCATTGCGGATATTGAAATAGTGTTTGTCGTCAATGTAGACGCTGGGGGACTCAATCTCATCCGCCGCCCACTGGGAATGGGTGCGATAGAAATAAAGAAGAGCATTCTTCCGGTCCCATTCGTCGTCAGGGATGTGCACGAAATCGGGACCGGATACCGGATGCAGGAAAGCACCAACGCTCTTGCCAATTGATTGATAAATCGTACAACCGGAACTGAGCAACAGCACTGAGGCAAGCAGGGCCCGAGCGGCCAATGCAGACAGCCGGTGAGCAGCCGGAACGGCTTGGGGCATTCGGGTTTTCATTGTTATTCACTCTTCATTTTTCCGCGAGTTGCCTGATGATAACAACTGCTCAAGGACAGAAATGAGAGCTACCGCAAAGGGATGAATACAAACCGTTACAAACGATCGAAACGCCCCCGAATCCCCACGGCTCGACCTAGTTCCGGGATACTTGTGACCGCAGCATGTTCACCTCTTCAGAAAGACGAACCAGGCGAGACGTCAGCTGCGCTCTTGAAGAGTCTATCGCCTGAACCGTGCGCTTGAGGCTGGCCACCTCATTCTGAAGCGCCCTGACACTGCTCTCGCCGGCAAGCGCATCCGATTTGTTTTCAAGGGCCGTGATTCGGCCTTCCATTCCGTTAATGCCAAGCTTCTGTTCCTGCTCGAACCGACGGATTCGGCTTTCGATCACCTGATCCACATCAGCCATCTGCTGACTGAGCCTTGTTAATTGATCCGTGGCCTGCCGCGTGGATTCCTGCAGTGCAACAATGGAGGTCTGGGTCTGCTCCCTGAGCGCTGCGATGTCGGCGGCCAATGATTTATTCACCTGATCAACCGAGGTTCCCAGTGCCGCCAGTGCCTCGACATTTTCTGCGAGGCCTTTCTCAATGGCGGATAGCCGCTCCTGATGCTCATTCAGACGAGCCTTGTTGCGCTCATTGGCCACCACCCACAATTTCCGGATTTCGCTGTTGGCCGACTCCAGATCCTTGTCGTTGGCGGCAATCTGTTCCGAAAGCGAGGCCCCACGTTCCTGGAGGTTCTCACCCGTTTCCGACAATTCGCCCTCGAACCGGGCCAGCGCCAGTTTGCTTTGCCGGGCCCAGTAATCCGCCTCTTCCAGCTGCCCCTCCAACGCCTGAATCCGCTGGTTCTGGGAATACCAGCCAG
Proteins encoded in this window:
- a CDS encoding 3-oxoacyl-ACP reductase, whose product is MSDLYLKFVNTPVGKTAAQSLGLPSPVPLKRLQRLDQPFIEGDVLIGAGTGGKTVSTLGSILGASAATLHHAAGINSLTDSAKAGNKAKALDLGQNVEQTFSALIFDATGLKTPDELRAVYDFFHPTIKKLAGNARVLVIGQNPATCRKAPQAAAQQALEGFVRSVGKEIGKKGSTANLVWMAPGAEKQLDSTVRFFLSARSAYVSGQVVRIGKSTAAPATNPVAPLTGKVALVTGASRGIGAAIAQTLARDGATVIGLDIPPAMAELQKVTDAINGKALACDITDKAAPKLIADFVQEHFEGVDLVIHNAGITRDKTLGNMPEHFWDMTIAVNLSAEEFIDEELAHRELLRENGRIVCISSISGIAGNFGQTNYSTAKSGVIGYVEAMAKQLKNGITINAVAPGFIETQMTASMPMTIREAGRRMNSLSQGGQPVDVAEAIAWYCNPASSGVNGNVVRVCGQSLIGK
- a CDS encoding DUF2846 domain-containing protein; translated protein: MKTRMPQAVPAAHRLSALAARALLASVLLLSSGCTIYQSIGKSVGAFLHPVSGPDFVHIPDDEWDRKNALLYFYRTHSQWAADEIESPSVYIDDKHYFNIRNDSYTWLEVSPGERHIAMRRPLLGLEGLNSFSLSLIADATLKVEAGRIYYLRYNELTEPEQAHPDLDPEHPLAQGDLQLVTRGYAMQAGEIVSTRFLNSDLLAPNHAATSIVETNEDMDYERKMVVLEEERELEIERLKEEGKYESASWFWPFGGGPTVPLESEKKIEQLEREYAQLELERERQEEAESGGGWWIF
- a CDS encoding acetyl-CoA C-acetyltransferase, whose protein sequence is MAQASKTTQKKAPASAKPASAKKGATAGTGVRRVAILGGNRIPFAKSNTAYSKISNQELLTSALRGLVDRYSLQGQRLGEVAAGAVIKHSRDFNLTRESVLSCGLAPETPAYDVQQACGTGLEAAILVANKIALGQIECGIAGGTDTTSDAPIGVGEGLREILLDLNRAKTTKERLKILGRFRPGHLVPEIPENGEPRTGMSMGDHAQVTAREWGIAREDQDQLAMESHQKLARAYEEGFFTDLMTPLAGLDRDNILRPDTSLEKLATLKPCFDRENGTMTAANSTALTDGASCVLLASEEWAKANNYEVKAWLTFSEVAAVDFVVKKEGLLMAPAYAVPRMLEKAGLSLQDFDFYEIHEAFASQVLATLKAWEDPGFCKDRLGLEKPLGSIDRTRLNVKGSSLAAGHPFAATGGRIVATLAKLLEEKGSGRGLISICAAGGQGVTAILER
- a CDS encoding amidase family protein, which codes for MNSLHYQPAHALLADLKAGKVTSESLTRTFLERIRQHNGAVNAVVTLHESGALEQARAADQRLAAGEAPQALHGLPLTLKDTWEVSGMTATAGAPALQKHMPEQHADIARQLEEAGAIILGKTNVPVYATDLQSYNKLFGVTNNPYHSGHTPGGSSGGAAAALASGMTPLEVGSDLAGSIRTPAHFCGVFGHKPTRSLVSFRGHIPGPPGTQSRPDLAEGGPMARCSRDLELLLGVIAGPRPAESRSWSLNMEPASLDHLEQARVGLWLDDPLCPIDRELSQGYQSLASRLEERGSLVAEAKHQLLNLEHILPAYFNLLGSLLATSLKPAQRRQMKFIARFERWLKLFGPITPCIGEYGRGVNQAAHQWAVWNEMREKMRSEIESLFEEFDVLLTPVTPTTAIRHDHSQPVFKRRIMVAGQPRAYMDQFCWIALATLLGLPATSVPVGRTKEGLPFNIQVIGAPGKDLTTIRFGQLLEEAGLAGFQPPAGF